The following proteins are encoded in a genomic region of Synechococcus sp. CBW1002:
- a CDS encoding ATPase: protein MAPPAMQGVAQQLILDRQVGSYRVPEGWFIWAAGNRKEDRASVFEMPSPLANRFLHLSVGVDFDSFKAYALERRLHEQVLAFLAFRPTLLHKLNPKEPAWPSPRSWEMASCLHQGGLDVDPAIGEAAASEFRAYLKVYTRLPDLDKVLTGKGARLKFPEEPSGRWATAIGLTMRASTAEQGLAAFQWLVAKATAEWVQLFASDLVAQMRRTNQVGVLAKMVADEPALQAFLKDYRELLGR, encoded by the coding sequence ATGGCACCCCCTGCGATGCAGGGTGTGGCCCAGCAGCTGATCCTCGATCGCCAGGTGGGCAGTTACCGGGTGCCGGAGGGCTGGTTCATCTGGGCAGCGGGTAATCGCAAGGAGGATCGCGCCTCGGTGTTCGAGATGCCCTCCCCCCTGGCCAATCGCTTCCTCCATCTCAGCGTTGGCGTCGATTTCGACAGCTTCAAGGCCTATGCGCTGGAGCGCCGGCTGCATGAACAGGTGCTGGCCTTCCTGGCGTTCCGCCCGACCCTGCTGCATAAGCTCAATCCCAAGGAGCCAGCCTGGCCGTCACCACGCAGCTGGGAGATGGCCAGTTGTTTGCATCAAGGCGGCCTGGATGTGGATCCGGCCATCGGTGAGGCGGCGGCTTCGGAGTTCCGGGCCTACCTCAAGGTGTATACAAGGCTGCCCGATCTCGATAAGGTTCTCACCGGCAAGGGGGCACGCCTCAAATTTCCTGAGGAACCGTCTGGGCGCTGGGCTACCGCGATCGGCCTGACCATGCGCGCTTCCACTGCCGAGCAAGGCCTGGCGGCCTTCCAGTGGCTGGTGGCCAAGGCCACAGCTGAATGGGTGCAGCTGTTTGCCAGTGACCTGGTCGCTCAGATGCGCCGCACGAATCAGGTCGGTGTGCTGGCCAAGATGGTGGCGGATGAGCCTGCTCTGCAGGCCTTCCTCAAGGACTACCGCGAACTGCTGGGCCGATGA
- a CDS encoding VWA-like domain-containing protein, with the protein MTATANGASISELERLVSATRLRLRMHSPFFAALAMFAEVRFSESVALAATDGRTLWFHPQAYAALPANQRDGLFLHELLHAALLHPLRRGMRDHEQFNIAADLVVNGMIAAEGSLQLPEGAIRDVRLEHHSVEEIYELLQKRQKRKRPQLPLADLLAAPMTTSEPAGGSPTHRRQRGRSRPAHSGQDKSADHHKQGRESSAEQQSGRDPADRQELEAHWKQAIQQAQVLLRSQGKGDLPAALQRHLDEIADPQLDWRSQLWRYLVHTPNDYAGFDRRFIHQGLYLDHLEGESVEVFCCIDTSGSVGQEELSLFLGELRGILSAYPMLRCWLWYADASCYGPYELMEDSELPAPEGGGGTDFRPFFKQVQKTWSREKRAVCVYLTDGFGDFPKQEPELPTLWVVVPGGLENDEFPWGEVVRIHQ; encoded by the coding sequence ATGACTGCCACCGCGAATGGGGCGTCTATCTCTGAGCTGGAGAGACTGGTCAGCGCCACGCGACTGCGGCTGCGCATGCACTCGCCATTTTTCGCGGCTCTGGCAATGTTCGCGGAGGTGCGCTTCAGCGAATCGGTGGCCCTGGCGGCTACCGATGGCCGCACCCTGTGGTTCCATCCCCAGGCCTACGCAGCCTTACCTGCCAACCAACGCGATGGGTTGTTTTTGCATGAGCTGCTGCATGCGGCCTTGTTGCACCCCTTGCGTCGAGGGATGCGTGATCACGAACAGTTCAACATCGCAGCAGATCTGGTCGTCAATGGCATGATTGCGGCGGAGGGCTCACTGCAACTGCCTGAAGGCGCGATTCGTGATGTACGCCTGGAGCATCACAGTGTGGAGGAGATCTATGAGCTTCTCCAGAAGCGCCAGAAGCGCAAACGGCCACAATTACCCCTGGCTGATTTGCTGGCAGCTCCGATGACTACATCCGAGCCTGCTGGGGGAAGTCCAACACACCGTCGTCAGAGAGGCCGGAGCAGGCCAGCCCATTCGGGGCAGGACAAATCAGCGGACCACCACAAACAGGGACGTGAGTCCTCAGCCGAACAGCAGTCAGGGAGGGATCCGGCGGATCGGCAGGAGCTGGAGGCGCATTGGAAACAGGCGATCCAACAGGCACAGGTGTTGCTGCGCAGCCAGGGCAAGGGGGATCTGCCGGCGGCCCTGCAGCGACATCTGGATGAAATCGCCGATCCGCAGTTGGACTGGCGCAGCCAGTTGTGGCGCTATCTGGTGCACACCCCCAACGACTATGCCGGTTTTGACCGCCGCTTCATCCATCAGGGACTGTATCTCGACCACCTTGAGGGCGAAAGCGTCGAGGTGTTCTGTTGCATCGACACCAGCGGTTCGGTTGGCCAGGAAGAACTCAGCCTGTTTCTCGGCGAACTGAGGGGCATCCTCTCGGCCTATCCGATGCTTCGTTGTTGGCTCTGGTACGCGGATGCCAGCTGCTATGGACCCTATGAACTGATGGAGGACAGTGAGCTGCCTGCACCGGAAGGCGGTGGCGGAACCGACTTCCGGCCGTTCTTCAAGCAAGTTCAGAAGACCTGGAGCCGTGAGAAACGGGCCGTCTGCGTGTATCTTACGGATGGCTTCGGTGATTTTCCCAAGCAGGAGCCAGAGCTGCCTACCCTTTGGGTGGTGGTGCCGGGGGGGCTGGAGAATGATGAGTTTCCCTGGGGGGAGGTTGTTCGAATCCACCAATAG